Proteins encoded by one window of Chondromyces crocatus:
- a CDS encoding creatininase family protein, translating to MVDTETEHQLARMTTQALANRLRSAAPCVALLPVGSVEPHGPHLPLATDTLIGEAAAERAVRQLRARGITALIAPSVGYGVTDFAAGFAGALSIPAAALTSFLRAVVEAHLGAGFAHVCVVNNHLEPEHDAAVRASVAGLPAGKASVASPLTRRWARTLSAEFKSGACHAGRYETSLILAAAPERVHTEVAQGLPDLGISLSKGIQAGQSTFLAMGMDAAYTGAPREASAEEGSDLLERLAEMIATEVTEGLAELGATPTPVAG from the coding sequence ATGGTGGATACCGAGACCGAGCACCAGCTCGCCAGGATGACGACCCAGGCGCTGGCGAACCGACTACGCAGCGCAGCACCGTGTGTCGCCCTGCTGCCGGTCGGGTCGGTCGAGCCTCATGGCCCTCATCTACCTCTGGCGACCGACACGCTCATCGGAGAGGCGGCAGCAGAGCGGGCTGTCAGACAGCTTCGAGCGAGGGGCATCACCGCGCTGATCGCTCCGTCCGTCGGATATGGTGTCACCGATTTCGCGGCGGGCTTCGCGGGCGCCCTCTCGATTCCGGCGGCGGCGCTCACCTCCTTCTTGCGGGCGGTGGTGGAGGCTCACCTCGGCGCTGGTTTCGCGCACGTCTGCGTGGTGAACAATCACCTGGAACCCGAGCACGACGCCGCCGTGAGGGCCTCAGTGGCGGGGCTCCCCGCGGGGAAGGCGTCCGTGGCGAGCCCGCTCACACGACGCTGGGCGCGCACACTGAGCGCCGAGTTCAAGAGTGGGGCTTGCCACGCCGGCCGCTATGAGACGTCGCTGATCCTGGCCGCCGCACCGGAGCGTGTCCATACCGAGGTCGCGCAGGGATTGCCCGACCTGGGCATCAGCCTGTCGAAGGGGATCCAGGCGGGGCAATCGACGTTCCTGGCAATGGGCATGGACGCTGCCTACACGGGCGCGCCGCGGGAGGCCTCGGCCGAAGAGGGCTCGGACTTGCTCGAGCGTCTGGCAGAGATGATTGCCACCGAGGTGACGGAAGGCCTGGCGGAGCTCGGCGCGACGCCGACCCCCGTCGCAGGCTGA
- a CDS encoding NADH oxidase produces MWRPPERIRHPLPEDQPPSVDEAAGSLLFSPLRLAAGLTLAERSWVPAMVPWRATEEGFVSPEILGWYGRFAEGEPGVIVVEATGIRDVPSGPLLRIGHDRFLPGLTQLVDEVRRRSGGRTRLFIQLIDFLRIRRRPERERFLRAFLRITDGHRAGLSTLTRDVVLAPPRDEGGPRNGAPEDALTVQRRWEGAAESEVREVLCQLDDAALAQVLTERELEELQFGARERVTDMHVPEIQALPEVLPGLFSAAARRAKAAGFDGVELHYAHAYTMASLLSARNTRDDGYGGGLEARARLPLEVYRAVREAVGNEYVVGCRFLCDDVIDGGNRVDDASHFGVAFARAGMDFLSLSTGGKFEDAKQPKVGHAAYPYTGPSGYECMPTAVSDARGPFGRQIAKQAAIRQAVRAAGFATPTVAAGGICTFAQAEAILQRGEADLVGAARQTLADPDWFLKLRQGHGGEVRRCIYSNYCEGLDQLHKAVTCQLWDREALDGPGVQTTEEGRRRLLAPPWTRR; encoded by the coding sequence ATGTGGCGGCCTCCGGAGCGGATCCGCCACCCGTTGCCGGAGGACCAGCCCCCGTCGGTCGACGAGGCGGCAGGGTCGCTGCTGTTCTCACCGCTGCGGCTCGCGGCGGGGCTCACGCTCGCCGAGCGGTCGTGGGTGCCCGCCATGGTGCCCTGGCGCGCCACGGAAGAGGGGTTCGTGTCGCCCGAGATCCTGGGGTGGTACGGGCGCTTCGCGGAGGGGGAGCCCGGGGTGATCGTGGTGGAGGCGACGGGGATCCGCGATGTGCCGAGCGGGCCACTGCTGCGCATCGGGCACGATCGCTTCCTCCCGGGCCTGACGCAGCTCGTCGACGAGGTGAGGCGAAGGAGTGGCGGCCGGACGCGCCTGTTCATCCAGCTCATCGATTTCCTGCGCATCCGGAGGCGCCCCGAACGCGAGCGCTTCCTGCGGGCGTTTCTGCGGATCACGGACGGTCACCGCGCGGGGCTGTCGACGCTCACCCGTGACGTGGTGCTCGCGCCGCCGAGGGACGAAGGGGGCCCACGGAACGGAGCCCCGGAAGATGCGCTCACGGTGCAGCGGCGCTGGGAGGGAGCGGCCGAGAGTGAGGTGCGCGAGGTGCTGTGCCAGCTCGATGACGCGGCCCTCGCGCAGGTGCTCACCGAGCGCGAGCTGGAGGAACTGCAGTTCGGGGCGCGGGAGCGGGTGACCGACATGCACGTGCCCGAGATCCAGGCACTGCCCGAGGTCCTGCCAGGCCTGTTCTCGGCGGCAGCGCGGCGAGCGAAGGCGGCGGGCTTCGACGGGGTCGAGCTGCACTACGCGCACGCCTACACGATGGCCTCGCTCCTCTCCGCGCGAAACACGCGGGACGACGGCTACGGAGGTGGACTGGAAGCGCGGGCGCGCCTGCCGCTCGAGGTCTACCGCGCCGTGCGCGAAGCCGTGGGCAACGAGTACGTGGTCGGCTGCCGCTTCCTCTGCGACGACGTGATTGATGGTGGTAATCGCGTCGATGACGCATCTCATTTCGGTGTCGCATTCGCCCGGGCGGGCATGGACTTCCTCTCGCTATCGACCGGCGGCAAATTCGAGGACGCAAAGCAGCCCAAGGTGGGGCACGCCGCCTATCCGTACACCGGGCCGAGCGGCTACGAATGCATGCCCACCGCGGTCTCGGACGCGCGCGGGCCATTCGGGCGACAGATCGCGAAGCAGGCGGCCATCCGGCAGGCGGTGCGCGCGGCGGGGTTCGCGACGCCCACCGTCGCCGCCGGGGGCATCTGCACGTTCGCTCAGGCCGAGGCGATCCTCCAGCGAGGCGAGGCGGATCTCGTCGGCGCCGCCCGACAGACGCTGGCCGACCCGGACTGGTTCCTGAAGCTGCGCCAGGGCCACGGGGGCGAGGTCCGCCGCTGCATCTACAGCAACTATTGCGAGGGGCTGGATCAGCTCCACAAGGCCGTGACCTGCCAGCTCTGGGACCGGGAAGCGCTCGACGGGCCCGGCGTCCAGACGACGGAGGAGGGGCGACGGCGGCTGCTGGCGCCCCCTTGGACCCGCCGCTAG
- a CDS encoding acyl-CoA dehydrogenase family protein has protein sequence MSALSLSSEVLPIFFEQRHKELGHRLTEEALAPLAKTHEAAEAARLLGEPLGLYAHLVPEALGGAPAGRPEDPTAIDVRALVLLREALGQVSPLADSIYAVQGLGSYPVVLAGSAAQREAILPDVIRGRRIGAFGLTEPEAGSDVASLKTVARRDGERWLLTGQKTLISNVPIAHHVVVFATVDPAAGRKGISAFLVDTAAKGLSMEPVPLSVPHPLGRLHLDGCPGELLGAPGGGFRIAMETLDAFRISVGAAANGMASRALSEAVKHVRRRRQFGGPLADQQIVRAYLAEMATELDAARLLVARAAHQRDTSSGRVTVEAAMAKMYATEAAQRIIDRAVQLHGGSGVTLETEVERLYREIRPLRIYEGTTEIQKLIIAKGLLDRAAAADAAAGAAGAAGAAGAAGAAGAAGAAGASSGAPRDQER, from the coding sequence ATGAGCGCGCTGTCCCTCTCGTCGGAGGTGCTGCCGATCTTCTTCGAGCAGCGGCACAAGGAACTCGGCCACAGGCTGACCGAGGAGGCGCTCGCGCCGCTCGCGAAGACCCACGAGGCGGCGGAGGCGGCGCGGCTCCTGGGTGAGCCGCTCGGTCTGTACGCGCACCTCGTGCCCGAAGCGCTGGGCGGCGCCCCCGCAGGGCGGCCCGAGGATCCGACGGCGATCGACGTGCGCGCGCTGGTGCTCTTGCGGGAGGCGCTGGGGCAGGTCTCGCCGCTGGCCGACTCGATCTACGCGGTGCAAGGGCTGGGCTCGTACCCGGTGGTGCTCGCGGGCTCGGCAGCGCAACGCGAGGCGATCTTGCCGGACGTGATCCGCGGGCGGCGCATCGGGGCGTTCGGGCTCACCGAGCCGGAGGCGGGGAGCGACGTCGCCTCGCTGAAGACGGTGGCGCGACGCGACGGGGAGCGGTGGCTGCTGACCGGGCAGAAGACGCTGATCTCGAACGTGCCCATCGCGCACCACGTCGTCGTGTTCGCGACCGTGGATCCCGCCGCGGGGCGCAAGGGGATCTCGGCGTTCCTGGTGGACACGGCAGCGAAAGGGCTCTCGATGGAGCCGGTGCCGCTGTCGGTGCCGCACCCTCTCGGTCGGCTGCACCTCGATGGGTGCCCGGGGGAACTGCTCGGGGCGCCGGGTGGAGGGTTCCGGATCGCGATGGAGACGCTGGACGCCTTCCGGATCTCGGTCGGGGCCGCGGCGAACGGGATGGCGTCGCGGGCGCTCTCGGAGGCGGTGAAGCACGTGCGGCGACGGCGTCAGTTCGGGGGGCCGCTCGCGGACCAGCAGATCGTGCGCGCGTACCTGGCCGAGATGGCGACGGAGCTGGATGCGGCGCGGCTCCTGGTCGCGCGGGCGGCGCACCAGCGGGACACGTCGTCGGGCCGGGTCACGGTCGAGGCGGCGATGGCCAAGATGTACGCGACGGAGGCGGCGCAGCGGATCATCGATCGGGCGGTGCAGCTCCACGGGGGCTCCGGGGTGACGCTGGAGACCGAGGTGGAGCGGCTCTACCGGGAGATCAGGCCGCTGCGGATCTACGAAGGCACGACGGAGATCCAGAAGCTGATCATCGCCAAGGGGCTGCTCGATCGCGCGGCTGCGGCGGACGCCGCGGCTGGCGCGGCTGGCGCGGCTGGCGCAGCTGGCGCGGCTGGCGCAGCTGGCGCGGCTGGCGCGGCTGGCGCCTCGAGCGGCGCACCGCGCGACCAGGAGCGCTGA
- a CDS encoding enoyl-CoA hydratase family protein, which produces MTLNPKTFELSISRGVATITLDRPDRLNALTFGVYTELETTFRSLERCAEARAVVLTGKGRGFCSGGDVEGIISELFSRDARALLDFTRMTGALIQSICELRRPVIAAVNGVAVGAGAVIAAACDLRVAAESARFGFIFPKVGLSGADMGASYLLPRILGQGRAAELLYFGDLVGAAEALRIGLANRVVPDADLLQTARAWADRLARGPAFAHAMTKQMLVSESGMTLAAAIEAEAQAQALCMVHGDFREAYEANREKRPPRFEGAAICDEPLEGGEAQGGSSAQVAQAAQAPQEPPGSGARRPITDPPPATMQGAGEPPTRRA; this is translated from the coding sequence ATGACGTTGAACCCGAAGACCTTCGAGCTTTCGATCAGCCGCGGGGTCGCGACGATCACCCTGGACCGGCCGGATCGGCTCAATGCGCTGACCTTCGGGGTGTACACGGAGCTGGAGACCACGTTCCGCTCGCTGGAGCGGTGCGCAGAAGCGCGCGCGGTGGTGCTGACGGGCAAGGGGCGAGGGTTCTGCTCGGGCGGTGACGTGGAGGGGATCATCTCCGAGTTGTTCTCGCGGGATGCGCGGGCGCTCCTGGATTTCACGCGGATGACGGGGGCGCTGATCCAGAGCATCTGCGAGCTGCGGCGGCCGGTGATCGCGGCGGTGAACGGGGTGGCCGTGGGCGCGGGCGCGGTGATCGCGGCGGCGTGCGATCTGCGGGTCGCGGCAGAGAGCGCGCGCTTCGGGTTCATCTTCCCGAAGGTGGGGCTGTCGGGGGCCGACATGGGGGCGAGCTACCTGTTGCCGCGGATCCTGGGGCAAGGTCGGGCGGCAGAGCTGCTGTACTTCGGGGATCTGGTGGGCGCGGCGGAGGCACTCCGGATCGGGCTCGCGAACCGGGTGGTGCCCGACGCGGACCTGCTCCAGACGGCGCGGGCGTGGGCCGATCGGCTGGCCCGCGGGCCGGCGTTCGCACACGCGATGACGAAGCAGATGCTGGTGAGCGAGTCGGGGATGACGCTGGCCGCGGCGATCGAGGCGGAGGCGCAGGCGCAGGCGCTGTGCATGGTCCACGGGGACTTCCGCGAGGCGTACGAGGCGAACCGCGAGAAGCGGCCTCCGCGCTTCGAAGGGGCGGCGATCTGTGACGAGCCCCTGGAAGGCGGCGAGGCGCAGGGGGGATCGAGCGCTCAGGTGGCCCAGGCAGCCCAGGCGCCTCAGGAACCGCCCGGGAGCGGTGCGCGGAGGCCGATCACCGACCCGCCGCCGGCGACGATGCAGGGAGCGGGGGAACCCCCGACGCGACGGGCATGA